Proteins encoded within one genomic window of Mycolicibacterium monacense:
- a CDS encoding DNA-directed RNA polymerase subunit beta' — translation MLDVNFFDELRIGLATADDIRQWSYGEVKKPETINYRTLKPEKDGLFCEKIFGPTRDWECYCGKYKRVRFKGIICERCGVEVTRAKVRRERMGHIELAAPVTHIWYFKGVPSRLGYLLDLAPKDLEKIIYFAAYVITDVNDEMRHNELSTLEAEMVVEKKAVEDQRDADLEARAQKLEADLAELEAEGAKSDVRRKVRDGGEREMRQLRDRAQRELDRLDEIWTTFTKLAPKQLIVDEVLYRELVDRYGEYFTGAMGAESIKKLIENFDIEAEAENLRETIRSGKGQKKLRALKRLKVVAAFQTNRNSPMGMVLDAVPVIPPELRPMVQLDGGRFATSDLNDLYRRVINRNNRLKRLIDLGAPEIIVNNEKRMLQESVDALFDNGRRGRPVTGPGNRPLKSLSDLLKGKQGRFRQNLLGKRVDYSGRSVIVVGPQLKLHQCGLPKLMALELFKPFVMKRLVDLNHAQNIKSAKRMVERQRPQVWDVLEEVIAEHPVLLNRAPTLHRLGIQAFEPQLVEGKAIQLHPLVCEAFNADFDGDQMAVHLPLSAEAQAEARILMLSSNNILSPASGKPLAMPRLDMVTGLYFLTTMIEGDKGEYRPAATDQPEEGVYSSPAEAIMAMDRGALSVRAKIKVRLTQLRPPAALEAELFENGWKPGLAWTAETTLGRVMFNELLPISYPFINEQMHKKVQARIINDLAERFPMIVVAQTVDKLKDAGFHWATRSGVTVSMADVLVPPQKQEILDRYEAEADGIERKYQRGALNHKERNDSLVKIWQDATEEVGKALEEHYPADNPIITIVKSGATGNFTQTRTLAGMKGLVTNPKGEFIPRPIKSSFREGLTVLEYFINTHGARKGLADTALRTADSGYLTRRLVDVSQDVIVREHDCETERGINVTLAERQPDGSLIRDPHVETSAFARTLATDAVDADGNVVIERGHDLGDPAIDKLLAAGIDHVKVRSVLTCASATGVCAMCYGRSMATGKLVDIGEAVGIVAAQSIGEPGTQLTMRTFHQGGVGEDITGGLPRVQELFEARVPRNKAPIADVSGRVQLEEGERFYKITIVPDDGGEEVVYDKLSKRQRLRVIKHEDGSEGVLSDGDHVEVGDQLMEGSADPHEVLRVQGPREVQIHLVHEVQEVYRAQGVSIHDKHIEVIVRQMLRRVTIIDSGATEFLPGSLTERAEFESENRRVVAEGGEPAAGRPVLMGITKASLATDSWLSAASFQETTRVLTDAAINCRSDKLQGLKENVIIGKLIPAGTGINRYRNIQVQPTEEARAAAYTIPSYEDQYYSPDFGQATGAAVPLDDYGYSDYR, via the coding sequence GTGCTAGACGTCAACTTCTTCGATGAGCTCCGGATCGGCCTCGCCACCGCCGACGACATTCGTCAGTGGTCCTACGGTGAGGTCAAGAAGCCGGAGACCATCAACTACCGCACGCTCAAGCCGGAGAAGGATGGCCTGTTCTGCGAGAAGATCTTCGGACCGACTCGCGACTGGGAGTGCTACTGCGGCAAGTACAAGCGCGTCCGCTTCAAGGGCATCATCTGTGAGCGCTGCGGCGTCGAGGTGACCCGCGCCAAGGTGCGTCGTGAGCGGATGGGCCACATCGAGCTGGCCGCACCCGTCACGCACATCTGGTACTTCAAGGGTGTGCCGTCGCGGTTGGGCTACCTGCTCGACCTGGCCCCGAAGGATCTCGAGAAGATCATCTACTTCGCGGCCTACGTCATCACCGACGTCAACGACGAGATGCGCCACAACGAGCTCTCGACCCTCGAGGCCGAGATGGTCGTCGAGAAGAAGGCCGTCGAGGATCAGCGCGACGCCGACCTGGAGGCCCGCGCCCAGAAGCTCGAGGCCGACCTGGCCGAGCTCGAGGCCGAAGGCGCCAAGAGCGACGTGCGCCGCAAGGTGCGCGACGGCGGCGAGCGGGAGATGCGTCAGCTCCGCGACCGGGCCCAGCGTGAGCTGGACCGGCTCGACGAGATCTGGACCACCTTCACCAAGCTGGCTCCCAAGCAGCTCATCGTCGACGAGGTGCTCTACCGCGAGCTCGTCGACCGTTACGGCGAGTACTTCACCGGTGCCATGGGCGCGGAGTCGATCAAGAAGCTCATCGAGAACTTCGACATCGAGGCCGAGGCCGAGAACCTGCGCGAGACCATCCGCAGCGGCAAGGGTCAGAAGAAGCTGCGCGCGCTCAAGCGACTGAAGGTCGTCGCGGCGTTCCAGACGAATCGCAACTCGCCCATGGGCATGGTGCTCGACGCCGTTCCGGTGATCCCGCCGGAGCTGCGCCCGATGGTTCAGCTCGACGGTGGCCGCTTCGCCACCTCCGACCTGAACGACCTGTACCGCCGCGTGATCAACCGCAACAACCGGTTGAAGCGACTGATCGACCTCGGCGCGCCCGAGATCATCGTCAACAACGAGAAGCGCATGCTCCAGGAGTCGGTGGACGCGCTGTTCGACAACGGCCGTCGCGGCCGGCCCGTCACCGGGCCCGGTAACCGTCCGCTCAAGTCGCTGTCCGATCTGCTCAAGGGCAAGCAGGGCCGGTTCCGTCAGAACCTGCTCGGTAAGCGCGTCGACTACTCGGGCCGTTCGGTCATCGTTGTGGGTCCCCAGCTGAAGCTGCACCAGTGCGGTCTGCCGAAGCTGATGGCGCTCGAGCTGTTCAAGCCGTTCGTGATGAAGCGTCTGGTCGACCTGAACCACGCGCAGAACATCAAGAGCGCCAAGCGCATGGTGGAACGTCAGCGTCCGCAGGTGTGGGACGTGCTCGAAGAGGTCATCGCCGAGCACCCGGTTCTGCTGAACCGCGCACCCACGCTGCACCGCCTCGGTATCCAGGCCTTCGAGCCGCAGCTGGTCGAGGGTAAGGCCATCCAGCTGCACCCGCTGGTCTGCGAGGCGTTCAACGCCGACTTCGACGGCGACCAGATGGCCGTGCACCTTCCGCTGAGTGCGGAGGCGCAGGCCGAGGCCCGCATCCTGATGCTGTCCTCGAACAACATCCTGTCGCCCGCGTCGGGTAAGCCGCTGGCCATGCCGCGTCTGGACATGGTCACCGGGCTGTACTTCCTGACCACGATGATCGAGGGCGACAAGGGCGAGTACCGTCCCGCCGCCACGGATCAGCCGGAGGAGGGCGTGTACAGCTCGCCCGCCGAGGCGATCATGGCGATGGACCGCGGTGCGCTGAGCGTGCGCGCGAAGATCAAGGTGCGGCTGACCCAGCTGCGGCCGCCGGCCGCCCTGGAGGCCGAGCTGTTCGAGAACGGGTGGAAGCCGGGCCTGGCCTGGACCGCCGAGACGACGCTCGGTCGCGTGATGTTCAACGAGCTGCTGCCGATCTCGTATCCGTTCATCAACGAGCAGATGCACAAGAAGGTGCAGGCCCGGATCATCAACGATCTGGCCGAGCGCTTCCCGATGATCGTCGTCGCACAGACCGTCGACAAGCTCAAGGACGCCGGTTTCCACTGGGCCACCCGTTCGGGTGTCACGGTCTCGATGGCCGACGTGCTCGTGCCGCCGCAGAAGCAGGAGATCCTCGACCGCTACGAGGCGGAAGCCGACGGGATCGAGCGCAAGTACCAGCGTGGCGCCCTGAACCACAAGGAGCGCAACGACTCGCTGGTCAAGATCTGGCAGGACGCCACCGAAGAGGTCGGTAAGGCCCTGGAGGAGCACTACCCGGCGGACAACCCGATCATCACGATCGTGAAGTCGGGCGCCACGGGTAACTTCACGCAGACCAGAACGCTGGCCGGCATGAAGGGTCTGGTGACCAACCCGAAGGGTGAGTTCATCCCGCGGCCGATCAAGTCCTCGTTCCGCGAGGGCCTGACGGTGCTGGAGTACTTCATCAACACCCACGGCGCCCGTAAGGGTCTGGCGGACACGGCACTTCGTACCGCCGACTCGGGTTACCTGACCCGTCGTCTGGTCGACGTTTCGCAGGACGTGATCGTCCGCGAGCACGACTGCGAGACCGAGCGTGGCATCAACGTCACGCTGGCCGAGCGTCAGCCCGACGGCAGCCTGATCCGCGATCCGCACGTCGAGACCTCGGCGTTCGCCCGCACCCTGGCCACCGACGCGGTCGACGCCGACGGCAACGTCGTCATCGAGCGTGGACACGACCTGGGCGACCCGGCCATCGACAAGCTGCTGGCGGCCGGCATCGACCACGTCAAGGTGCGTTCGGTGCTGACCTGTGCGTCGGCCACCGGCGTGTGCGCCATGTGCTACGGCCGTTCGATGGCGACCGGCAAGCTGGTCGACATCGGCGAGGCCGTCGGCATCGTGGCCGCGCAGTCCATCGGTGAGCCCGGCACGCAGCTGACCATGCGCACCTTCCACCAGGGCGGTGTGGGTGAGGACATCACCGGCGGTCTGCCCCGCGTGCAGGAGCTCTTCGAGGCCCGCGTGCCGCGGAACAAGGCGCCGATCGCCGACGTCTCCGGCCGTGTGCAGCTCGAGGAGGGTGAGCGCTTCTACAAGATCACCATCGTCCCGGACGACGGTGGCGAGGAAGTGGTCTACGACAAGCTCTCCAAGCGTCAGCGCCTGCGTGTGATCAAGCACGAGGACGGCTCCGAGGGCGTGCTCTCCGACGGCGACCACGTCGAGGTCGGCGACCAGCTCATGGAGGGTTCGGCCGATCCGCACGAGGTCCTGCGTGTGCAGGGTCCGCGTGAGGTGCAGATCCACCTGGTCCACGAGGTCCAGGAGGTCTACCGGGCCCAGGGCGTGTCGATCCACGACAAGCACATCGAGGTCATCGTCCGGCAGATGCTGCGTCGCGTCACGATCATCGATTCGGGTGCGACGGAGTTCCTGCCCGGCTCGCTGACCGAGCGTGCGGAGTTCGAGTCGGAGAACCGTCGCGTCGTCGCGGAAGGTGGCGAGCCCGCCGCCGGCCGTCCGGTGCTGATGGGTATCACGAAGGCATCGCTGGCCACCGATTCGTGGCTGTCGGCGGCGTCGTTCCAGGAGACCACTCGCGTGCTGACCGATGCGGCGATCAACTGCCGCAGCGACAAGCTGCAGGGTCTGAAGGAGAACGTGATCATCGGCAAGCTGATCCCGGCCGGTACCGGTATCAACCGCTACCGCAACATCCAGGTGCAGCCGACCGAAGAGGCCCGCGCTGCGGCGTACACGATCCCGTCCTACGAGGATCAGTACTACAGCCCGGACTTCGGCCAGGCGACCGGCGCTGCGGTGCCGCTGGACGATTACGGGTACAGCGACTACCGCTAG
- the rpoB gene encoding DNA-directed RNA polymerase subunit beta, whose amino-acid sequence MLEGCILAVSSQSKSAKAITNNSVPGAPNRISFAKLREPLEVPGLLDVQTESFDWLIGADSWRQRATARGDVNPTGGLEEVLTELSPIEDFSGSMSLSFSDPRFDEVKAPVDECKDKDMTYAAPLFVTAEFINNNTGEIKSQTVFMGDFPMMTEKGTFIINGTERVVVSQLVRSPGVYFDESIDKSTEKTLHSVKVIPGRGAWLEFDVDKRDTVGVRIDRKRRQPVTVLLKALGWTNEQITERFGFSEIMMSTLEKDNTAGTDEALLDIYRKLRPGEPPTKESAQTLLENLFFKEKRYDLARVGRYKVNKKLGLNTDKPITSSTLTEEDVVATIEYLVRLHEGQATMTVPGGVEVPVEVDDIDHFGNRRLRTVGELIQNQIRVGLSRMERVVRERMTTQDVEAITPQTLINIRPVVAAIKEFFGTSQLSQFMDQNNPLSGLTHKRRLSALGPGGLSRERAGLEVRDVHSSHYGRMCPIETPEGPNIGLIGSLSVYARVNPFGFIETPYRKVENGVVTDQIDYLTADEEDRHVVAQANSPLDDEGHFTEDRVLVRRKGGEVEFVSATEVDYMDVSPRQMVSVATAMIPFLEHDDANRALMGANMQRQAVPLVRSEAPLVGTGMELRAAIDAGDVVVSEKAGVVEEVSADYITVMADDGTRHTYRMRKFARSNHGTCANQRPIVDAGQRVEAGQVVADGPCTQNGEMALGKNLLVAIMPWEGHNYEDAIILSNRLVEEDVLTSIHIEEHEIDARDTKLGAEEITRDIPNVSDEVLADLDERGIVRIGAEVRDGDILVGKVTPKGETELTPEERLLRAIFGEKAREVRDTSLKVPHGESGKVIGIRVFSREDDDELPAGVNELVRVYVAQKRKISDGDKLAGRHGNKGVIGKILPVEDMPFLPDGTPVDIILNTHGVPRRMNIGQILETHLGWVAKAGWNINVAGADGVPDWAEKLPEELYSAPSDSIVATPVFDGARENELSGLLASTLPNRDGDVMVNEDGKAELFDGRSGEPFPYPVTVGYMYILKLHHLVDDKIHARSTGPYSMITQQPLGGKAQFGGQRFGEMECWAMQAYGAAYTLQELLTIKSDDTVGRVKVYEAIVKGENIPEPGIPESFKVLLKELQSLCLNVEVLSSDGAAIEMRDGDDEDLERAAANLGINLSRNESASVEDLA is encoded by the coding sequence GTGCTGGAAGGATGCATCTTGGCAGTCTCTAGCCAGAGCAAGTCAGCAAAAGCTATCACCAATAACTCCGTTCCCGGAGCACCAAATCGCATTTCCTTCGCCAAGCTCCGTGAGCCTCTCGAGGTTCCGGGGCTTCTCGACGTGCAGACGGAATCGTTCGACTGGCTGATCGGCGCCGACAGCTGGCGTCAGCGGGCCACCGCACGCGGTGACGTGAACCCGACCGGTGGCCTCGAAGAGGTGCTGACCGAGCTCTCGCCCATCGAGGACTTCTCCGGCTCGATGTCGCTGTCCTTCTCCGACCCGCGCTTCGACGAGGTCAAGGCACCCGTCGACGAGTGCAAAGACAAGGACATGACGTACGCGGCCCCGCTGTTCGTCACGGCGGAGTTCATCAACAACAACACCGGTGAGATCAAGAGCCAGACGGTCTTCATGGGTGACTTCCCGATGATGACCGAGAAGGGCACCTTCATCATCAACGGCACCGAGCGTGTCGTGGTGAGCCAGCTGGTCCGCTCGCCGGGTGTGTACTTCGACGAGTCGATCGACAAGTCCACCGAGAAGACGCTGCACAGCGTCAAGGTGATCCCCGGCCGCGGTGCGTGGCTGGAGTTCGACGTCGACAAGCGCGACACCGTCGGCGTCCGCATCGACCGCAAGCGTCGTCAGCCCGTGACCGTGCTGCTCAAGGCCCTCGGCTGGACCAACGAGCAGATCACCGAGCGGTTCGGCTTCAGCGAGATCATGATGAGCACGCTGGAGAAGGACAACACCGCAGGCACCGACGAGGCGCTGCTCGACATCTACCGGAAGCTGCGTCCGGGCGAGCCGCCGACCAAGGAGTCCGCGCAGACCCTGCTGGAGAACCTGTTCTTCAAGGAGAAGCGCTACGACCTGGCCCGCGTCGGCCGCTACAAGGTCAACAAGAAGCTCGGCCTCAACACCGACAAGCCGATCACCAGCTCGACGCTGACCGAAGAGGACGTCGTCGCCACGATCGAGTACCTGGTGCGCCTGCACGAAGGTCAGGCGACCATGACTGTTCCTGGAGGAGTCGAGGTCCCTGTCGAGGTCGATGACATCGACCACTTCGGCAACCGTCGTCTGCGCACCGTGGGCGAGCTGATCCAGAACCAGATCCGCGTCGGCCTCTCGCGTATGGAACGTGTCGTGCGTGAGCGCATGACCACCCAGGACGTCGAGGCGATCACGCCGCAGACCCTGATCAACATCCGTCCCGTCGTGGCGGCGATCAAGGAGTTCTTCGGCACCTCGCAGCTGTCGCAGTTCATGGACCAGAACAACCCGCTTTCCGGGCTTACTCATAAGAGGCGTCTCTCGGCGCTGGGCCCCGGTGGTCTGTCCCGTGAGCGCGCCGGCCTCGAGGTCCGCGACGTGCACTCCAGCCACTACGGCCGCATGTGCCCGATCGAGACCCCTGAGGGTCCGAACATCGGCCTGATCGGTTCGCTGTCGGTGTACGCCCGGGTCAACCCGTTCGGCTTCATCGAGACGCCGTACCGCAAGGTCGAAAACGGTGTGGTCACCGACCAGATCGACTACCTCACCGCCGACGAGGAGGACCGCCACGTCGTGGCGCAGGCCAACTCGCCGCTCGACGACGAGGGCCACTTCACCGAGGACCGCGTCCTGGTCCGCCGGAAGGGTGGCGAGGTCGAGTTCGTGTCGGCCACCGAGGTGGACTACATGGACGTCTCGCCGCGCCAGATGGTGTCGGTCGCGACGGCGATGATCCCGTTCCTCGAGCACGACGACGCCAACCGTGCCCTCATGGGTGCCAACATGCAGCGCCAGGCCGTTCCGCTGGTCCGCAGCGAGGCCCCGCTGGTCGGCACCGGTATGGAGCTGCGCGCCGCGATCGACGCCGGCGACGTCGTCGTCAGCGAGAAGGCGGGCGTGGTCGAAGAGGTCAGCGCCGACTACATCACCGTGATGGCCGACGACGGCACCCGGCACACCTACCGGATGCGCAAGTTCGCCCGCTCCAACCACGGCACCTGCGCCAACCAGCGTCCGATCGTGGACGCCGGCCAGCGTGTCGAGGCGGGGCAGGTCGTCGCCGACGGCCCCTGCACCCAGAACGGTGAGATGGCCCTGGGCAAGAACCTGCTCGTGGCGATCATGCCGTGGGAGGGCCACAACTACGAGGACGCGATCATCCTCTCCAACCGTCTGGTTGAGGAGGACGTGCTCACCTCGATTCACATCGAAGAGCACGAGATCGATGCCCGTGACACCAAGCTGGGCGCCGAGGAGATCACCCGGGACATCCCGAACGTCTCCGACGAGGTGCTGGCCGACCTCGACGAGCGCGGCATCGTCCGCATCGGCGCCGAGGTCCGTGACGGCGACATCCTGGTCGGCAAGGTCACCCCGAAGGGTGAGACCGAGCTGACCCCGGAGGAGCGGCTGCTCCGCGCGATCTTCGGTGAGAAGGCGCGCGAGGTCCGCGACACGTCGCTCAAGGTGCCCCACGGTGAGTCCGGCAAGGTCATCGGCATCCGCGTGTTCTCCCGCGAGGATGACGACGAGCTGCCCGCCGGCGTCAACGAGCTGGTCCGCGTGTACGTCGCGCAGAAGCGCAAGATCTCCGACGGTGACAAGCTGGCCGGACGCCACGGCAACAAGGGCGTCATCGGCAAGATCCTGCCCGTCGAGGACATGCCGTTCCTGCCCGACGGCACCCCGGTGGACATCATCCTGAACACCCACGGTGTGCCGCGTCGTATGAACATCGGCCAGATCCTGGAGACCCACCTCGGGTGGGTGGCCAAGGCCGGCTGGAACATCAACGTGGCCGGTGCCGACGGCGTCCCGGACTGGGCCGAGAAGCTCCCCGAGGAGCTCTACTCGGCACCGTCGGACAGCATCGTCGCCACCCCGGTGTTCGACGGTGCCCGCGAGAACGAGCTGTCGGGTCTGCTCGCCTCCACGTTGCCCAACCGTGACGGCGACGTCATGGTCAACGAGGACGGCAAGGCCGAGTTGTTCGACGGACGCAGTGGCGAACCGTTCCCGTACCCGGTGACGGTCGGCTACATGTACATCCTCAAGCTGCACCACCTGGTGGACGACAAGATCCACGCCCGCTCCACCGGTCCGTACTCGATGATCACCCAGCAGCCGCTCGGTGGTAAGGCGCAGTTCGGTGGTCAGCGGTTCGGCGAGATGGAGTGCTGGGCCATGCAGGCCTACGGCGCCGCCTACACGCTGCAGGAGCTGTTGACGATCAAGTCCGACGACACCGTCGGGCGCGTCAAGGTGTACGAGGCCATCGTCAAGGGCGAGAACATCCCCGAGCCGGGCATCCCGGAGTCGTTCAAGGTGCTTCTCAAGGAACTGCAGTCGCTGTGCCTCAACGTCGAGGTGTTGTCTTCTGACGGTGCCGCGATCGAGATGCGTGACGGTGACGACGAGGACTTGGAGCGTGCCGCTGCCAACCTCGGAATCAACCTGTCCCGCAACGAGTCCGCGTCCGTCGAGGACCTCGCCTAG
- a CDS encoding ABC transporter ATP-binding protein, translating to MGIGIQVEGLTKSFGPQRIWEDVTMEVPAGEVSVLLGPSGTGKSVFLKSLIGLLRPERGKIIVDGTNIIECSAKELYEIRTLFGVMFQDGALFGSMSLYDNTAFPLREHTKKKESDIRKIVMEKLELVGLGGDENKFPGEISGGMRKRAGLARSLVLDPQIILCDEPDSGLDPVRTAYLSQLLIDINAQIDCTILIVTHNINIARTVPDNMGMLFRKHLVMFGPREVLLTSDEPVVRQFLNGRRLGPIGMSEEKDESTMAEEQAMVDAGHHDGGVEEIEGVPPQIQATPGMPERRAVGRRQARVREILHTLPPKAQQAIKEDLENTGGGSQVQDYPDESTTRHRHHEDDAPTASIPVAREG from the coding sequence GTGGGCATTGGCATTCAGGTTGAGGGGCTGACGAAGTCCTTCGGGCCCCAGCGAATCTGGGAAGACGTGACCATGGAGGTCCCGGCCGGTGAGGTCAGCGTGCTGCTGGGCCCGTCCGGTACCGGTAAGTCGGTGTTCCTGAAGTCGCTGATCGGTTTGCTGCGCCCGGAGCGCGGCAAGATCATCGTCGACGGCACAAACATCATCGAGTGCTCGGCCAAAGAGCTCTACGAGATCCGCACCCTGTTCGGCGTCATGTTCCAGGACGGTGCGTTGTTCGGCTCGATGAGCCTCTACGACAACACCGCGTTCCCGCTTCGTGAGCACACGAAGAAGAAGGAAAGCGATATCCGCAAGATCGTCATGGAGAAGCTCGAACTCGTCGGCCTCGGCGGCGACGAGAACAAGTTCCCCGGCGAGATCTCCGGCGGTATGCGCAAGCGCGCCGGCCTGGCCCGGTCGCTGGTGCTCGACCCGCAGATCATCCTCTGCGACGAGCCCGACTCCGGTCTGGACCCGGTCCGTACCGCGTACCTGTCGCAGCTGCTGATCGACATCAACGCGCAGATCGACTGCACGATCCTCATCGTCACGCACAACATCAACATCGCCCGTACGGTGCCCGACAACATGGGCATGCTGTTCCGCAAGCACCTGGTCATGTTCGGGCCGCGCGAGGTGCTGCTGACCTCCGACGAGCCGGTGGTGCGTCAGTTCCTCAACGGCCGTCGCCTCGGGCCGATCGGTATGTCCGAGGAGAAGGACGAGTCGACGATGGCCGAAGAGCAGGCCATGGTCGACGCCGGTCACCACGATGGTGGCGTCGAGGAGATCGAGGGTGTGCCGCCGCAGATCCAGGCGACCCCCGGTATGCCGGAGCGTCGCGCGGTCGGGCGCCGGCAGGCCCGCGTGCGGGAGATCCTGCACACCCTGCCGCCGAAGGCCCAGCAGGCGATCAAGGAAGACCTCGAGAACACCGGTGGCGGGTCGCAGGTCCAGGACTACCCGGACGAGTCGACGACGCGTCATCGGCACCACGAGGACGACGCTCCGACGGCGTCGATCCCCGTGGCGCGCGAGGGCTGA
- the rplL gene encoding 50S ribosomal protein L7/L12 encodes MAKLSTDELLDAFKEMTLLELSEFVKQFEETFEVTAAAPVAVAAAGPAGGAPAEAAEEQSEFDVILESAGEKKIGVIKVVREIVSGLGLKEAKDLVDSAPKPILEKAPKDAADDAKAKLEAAGATVTVK; translated from the coding sequence ATGGCCAAGCTGTCCACTGACGAGTTGCTCGACGCGTTCAAGGAAATGACGCTGCTGGAGCTCTCGGAGTTCGTCAAGCAGTTCGAGGAGACCTTCGAGGTCACCGCCGCCGCTCCGGTCGCGGTCGCCGCTGCCGGCCCCGCCGGTGGCGCCCCCGCCGAGGCTGCCGAAGAGCAGTCGGAGTTCGACGTCATCCTCGAGAGCGCCGGTGAGAAGAAGATCGGCGTCATCAAGGTCGTCCGCGAGATCGTCTCGGGCCTGGGCCTCAAGGAGGCCAAGGATCTGGTCGACAGCGCTCCGAAGCCGATCCTGGAGAAAGCTCCCAAGGACGCTGCCGACGACGCCAAGGCCAAGCTCGAGGCCGCCGGCGCGACGGTCACCGTCAAGTAG
- the rplJ gene encoding 50S ribosomal protein L10, with product MAKADKATAVADIAEQFKEATATVVTEYRGLTVANLAQLRRSLGESATYTVAKNTLVKRAAAEAGIDGLDELFTGPTAIAFVQGEPVDAAKAIKAFAKEHKALVIKGGYMEGRALSIDEVNRIADLESREVLLAKLAGAMKGNLAKAAGLFNAPASQVARLAAALQEKKAAEEAA from the coding sequence ATGGCCAAGGCTGACAAGGCCACGGCGGTTGCCGACATTGCCGAGCAGTTCAAGGAGGCGACGGCCACCGTCGTCACCGAGTACCGCGGGCTGACGGTGGCAAACCTCGCGCAGCTGCGTCGCTCGCTCGGGGAGTCCGCCACCTACACCGTCGCAAAGAACACGCTGGTCAAGCGCGCCGCTGCCGAAGCAGGCATCGACGGCCTCGACGAGCTGTTCACCGGCCCGACCGCGATCGCGTTCGTCCAGGGCGAGCCGGTCGACGCCGCCAAGGCGATCAAGGCTTTCGCCAAGGAGCACAAGGCGCTCGTCATCAAGGGCGGCTACATGGAGGGCCGTGCGCTCTCCATCGACGAGGTCAACCGGATCGCCGACCTCGAATCCCGCGAGGTTCTGCTGGCCAAGCTGGCCGGCGCGATGAAGGGCAACCTCGCCAAGGCCGCCGGGCTGTTCAACGCCCCGGCGTCGCAGGTCGCCCGCCTCGCCGCGGCGCTGCAGGAGAAGAAGGCCGCTGAGGAAGCTGCGTAG
- a CDS encoding ROK family protein yields the protein MTDLTLALDIGGTKIAVGLVDADGTVVQRAQLPTPHSDAEAVWAVTSRLIAEAMSAGDGAVRRAGIASAGPIDLPTGTVSPINLTVWQGFPIVSRVASLTGLPVRLGGDGLCMAMGERWRGAARDAQFLLGMVVSTGVGGGLVLDGAPYDGRTGNAGHVGHVVVDPGGARCSCGGHGCVETVAAGPRMAQWARSQGWAAPPEADAKELADAALAGSEVALRAYARGARAVAAMIASVGAVCDLDLVVIGGGVARSGALLFDPVRAALAEYAGLSFLRGLRVLPAELGGEAGLVGAAALAIAG from the coding sequence ATGACCGACCTGACGCTGGCCCTGGACATCGGCGGCACGAAGATCGCCGTCGGGCTCGTCGACGCCGACGGCACCGTCGTGCAGCGGGCCCAGCTGCCCACGCCGCACAGCGACGCCGAGGCGGTGTGGGCGGTGACCTCCCGGCTGATCGCCGAGGCGATGTCCGCCGGTGACGGTGCGGTGCGACGCGCGGGTATCGCCTCGGCCGGGCCGATCGACCTGCCGACCGGCACCGTGAGTCCGATCAATCTGACTGTGTGGCAAGGCTTTCCGATCGTCTCCCGGGTCGCGTCGCTGACCGGTCTGCCGGTGCGCCTCGGCGGTGACGGGCTGTGCATGGCGATGGGTGAGCGGTGGCGCGGCGCCGCGCGCGATGCGCAGTTCCTGCTGGGCATGGTGGTGTCGACCGGGGTCGGCGGCGGGCTGGTGCTCGACGGCGCCCCTTACGACGGGCGCACCGGCAACGCGGGCCACGTCGGGCACGTCGTCGTCGACCCGGGCGGTGCGCGGTGTTCGTGCGGTGGGCACGGCTGCGTGGAGACCGTCGCGGCCGGACCCCGGATGGCGCAGTGGGCGCGCTCGCAGGGATGGGCCGCCCCGCCCGAGGCCGACGCCAAGGAACTGGCCGACGCCGCGCTCGCCGGATCCGAGGTCGCGCTGCGGGCGTACGCGCGCGGTGCGCGGGCCGTGGCGGCGATGATCGCGTCCGTCGGCGCGGTGTGCGACCTCGATCTGGTGGTGATCGGCGGGGGAGTGGCGCGGTCGGGTGCGCTGCTGTTCGACCCGGTGCGGGCGGCGCTGGCCGAGTACGCCGGGCTGAGCTTCCTGCGGGGTCTGCGGGTGCTGCCCGCCGAACTGGGCGGTGAGGCCGGGCTGGTCGGCGCCGCGGCGCTGGCGATTGCCGGATGA